One genomic window of Oryctolagus cuniculus chromosome 11, mOryCun1.1, whole genome shotgun sequence includes the following:
- the TUBA1B gene encoding tubulin alpha-1B chain, with product MRECISIHVGQAGVQIGNACWELYCLEHGIQPDGQMPSDKTIGGGDDSFNTFFSETGAGKHVPRAVFVDLEPTVIDEVRTGTYRQLFHPEQLITGKEDAANNYARGHYTIGKEIIDLVLDRIRKLADQCTGLQGFLVFHSFGGGTGSGFTSLLMERLSVDYGKKSKLEFSIYPAPQVSTAVVEPYNSILTTHTTLEHSDCAFMVDNEAIYDICRRNLDIERPTYTNLNRLISQIVSSITASLRFDGALNVDLTEFQTNLVPYPRIHFPLATYAPVISAEKAYHEQLSVAEITNACFEPANQMVKCDPRHGKYMACCLLYRGDVVPKDVNAAIATIKTKRSIQFVDWCPTGFKVGINYQPPTVVPGGDLAKVQRAVCMLSNTTAIAEAWARLDHKFDLMYAKRAFVHWYVGEGMEEGEFSEAREDMAALEKDYEEVGVDSVEGEGEEEGEEY from the exons ATG CGTGAGTGCATCTCCATCCACGTCGGCCAGGCTGGTGTCCAGATCGGCAATGCCTGCTGGGAGCTCTACTGCCTGGAACACGGCATCCAGCCCGATGGCCAGATGCCAAGTGACAAGACCATTGGGGGAGGAGACGACTCCTTCAACACCTTCTTCAGTGAGACGGGCGCTGGCAAGCACGTGCCCAGGGCCGTGTTTGTAGACCTGGAGCCCACGGTCATTG ATGAAGTTCGCACCGGCACCTACCGCCAGCTCTTCCACCCCGAGCAGCTCATCACGGGCAAGGAAGATGCTGCCAATAACTATGCCCGCGGGCACTACACCATTGGCAAGGAGATCATTGACCTCGTCCTGGACCGAATTCGCAAGCTG gCTGACCAGTGCACGGGCCTGCAGGGCTTCTTGGTTTTCCACAGCTTTGGTGGGGGAACTGGTTCTGGgttcacctccctgctgatggaacGCCTCTCTGTCGATTACGGCAAGAAGTCCAAGCTGGAGTTCTCCATCTACCCAGCCCCCCAGGTTTCCACAGCTGTGGTGGAGCCCTACAACTCCATCCTCACCACCCACACCACCCTGGAGCACTCTGATTGTGCCTTCATGGTAGACAACGAGGCCATCTATGACATCTGTCGTAGAAACCTCGATATCGAGCGCCCCACCTACACTAACCTGAACCGCCTTATTAGCCAGATCGTGTCCTCCATCACGGCTTCCCTGCGGTTTGACGGAGCCCTGAATGTTGACCTGACAGAATTCCAGACCAACCTGGTGCCCTACCCCCGCATCCACTTCCCTCTGGCCACATACGCCCCCGTCATCTCTGCTGAGAAAGCCTACCACGAGCAGCTTTCTGTAGCAGAGATCACCAATGCCTGCTTTGAGCCGGCCAACCAGATGGTGAAATGTGACCCTCGCCACGGTAAATACATGGCTTGCTGCCTGCTGTACCGTGGCGACGTGGTTCCCAAAGATGTCAATGCTGCCATTGCTACCATCAAGACCAAGCGCAGCATCCAGTTTGTGGATTGGTGCCCCACTGGCTTCAAGGTTGGCATTAACTACCAGCCTCCCACGGTGGTGCCTGGTGGAGACCTGGCCAAGGTGCAGCGAGCTGTGTGCATGCTGAGCAACACCACAGCCATTGCTGAGGCCTGGGCTCGCCTGGACCACAAGTTTGACCTGATGTATGCCAAGCGTGCCTTTGTTCACTGGTACGTGGGGGAGGGCATGGAGGAGGGAGAGTTTTCTGAAGCTCGTGAGGACATGGCTGCCCTGGAGAAGGATTACGAGGAGGTTGGTGTGGATTCTGTTGAAGGTGAgggtgaggaggaaggagaggaataCTAA
- the TUBA1B gene encoding tubulin alpha-1B chain isoform X1: protein MPSDKTIGGGDDSFNTFFSETGAGKHVPRAVFVDLEPTVIDEVRTGTYRQLFHPEQLITGKEDAANNYARGHYTIGKEIIDLVLDRIRKLADQCTGLQGFLVFHSFGGGTGSGFTSLLMERLSVDYGKKSKLEFSIYPAPQVSTAVVEPYNSILTTHTTLEHSDCAFMVDNEAIYDICRRNLDIERPTYTNLNRLISQIVSSITASLRFDGALNVDLTEFQTNLVPYPRIHFPLATYAPVISAEKAYHEQLSVAEITNACFEPANQMVKCDPRHGKYMACCLLYRGDVVPKDVNAAIATIKTKRSIQFVDWCPTGFKVGINYQPPTVVPGGDLAKVQRAVCMLSNTTAIAEAWARLDHKFDLMYAKRAFVHWYVGEGMEEGEFSEAREDMAALEKDYEEVGVDSVEGEGEEEGEEY, encoded by the exons ATGCCAAGTGACAAGACCATTGGGGGAGGAGACGACTCCTTCAACACCTTCTTCAGTGAGACGGGCGCTGGCAAGCACGTGCCCAGGGCCGTGTTTGTAGACCTGGAGCCCACGGTCATTG ATGAAGTTCGCACCGGCACCTACCGCCAGCTCTTCCACCCCGAGCAGCTCATCACGGGCAAGGAAGATGCTGCCAATAACTATGCCCGCGGGCACTACACCATTGGCAAGGAGATCATTGACCTCGTCCTGGACCGAATTCGCAAGCTG gCTGACCAGTGCACGGGCCTGCAGGGCTTCTTGGTTTTCCACAGCTTTGGTGGGGGAACTGGTTCTGGgttcacctccctgctgatggaacGCCTCTCTGTCGATTACGGCAAGAAGTCCAAGCTGGAGTTCTCCATCTACCCAGCCCCCCAGGTTTCCACAGCTGTGGTGGAGCCCTACAACTCCATCCTCACCACCCACACCACCCTGGAGCACTCTGATTGTGCCTTCATGGTAGACAACGAGGCCATCTATGACATCTGTCGTAGAAACCTCGATATCGAGCGCCCCACCTACACTAACCTGAACCGCCTTATTAGCCAGATCGTGTCCTCCATCACGGCTTCCCTGCGGTTTGACGGAGCCCTGAATGTTGACCTGACAGAATTCCAGACCAACCTGGTGCCCTACCCCCGCATCCACTTCCCTCTGGCCACATACGCCCCCGTCATCTCTGCTGAGAAAGCCTACCACGAGCAGCTTTCTGTAGCAGAGATCACCAATGCCTGCTTTGAGCCGGCCAACCAGATGGTGAAATGTGACCCTCGCCACGGTAAATACATGGCTTGCTGCCTGCTGTACCGTGGCGACGTGGTTCCCAAAGATGTCAATGCTGCCATTGCTACCATCAAGACCAAGCGCAGCATCCAGTTTGTGGATTGGTGCCCCACTGGCTTCAAGGTTGGCATTAACTACCAGCCTCCCACGGTGGTGCCTGGTGGAGACCTGGCCAAGGTGCAGCGAGCTGTGTGCATGCTGAGCAACACCACAGCCATTGCTGAGGCCTGGGCTCGCCTGGACCACAAGTTTGACCTGATGTATGCCAAGCGTGCCTTTGTTCACTGGTACGTGGGGGAGGGCATGGAGGAGGGAGAGTTTTCTGAAGCTCGTGAGGACATGGCTGCCCTGGAGAAGGATTACGAGGAGGTTGGTGTGGATTCTGTTGAAGGTGAgggtgaggaggaaggagaggaataCTAA